One Schistocerca nitens isolate TAMUIC-IGC-003100 chromosome 1, iqSchNite1.1, whole genome shotgun sequence DNA segment encodes these proteins:
- the LOC126233506 gene encoding helix-loop-helix protein delilah-like, whose protein sequence is GRRARRQAQPLSRYRRRTANARERERMREINAAFEALRRALPPGHPQELQEQAGDKVTKIATLRLAIRYIAELTRALEAVSSVQLPEEPDCGPERALPPVSSLLTLTAGPLPGLRDDDSPLPLPLCLTPPPGLDDLCLEPR, encoded by the coding sequence ggcagaaGGGCGCGGCGGCAGGCGCAGCCGCTCAGCAGGTACCGCCGCAGGACGGCCAACGCCAGGGAGCGCGAGCGCATGCGTGAGATCAACGCCGCCTTCGAGGCGCTGCGGCGCGCGCTGCCGCCCGGCCACCCCCAGGAGCTGCAGGAGCAGGCCGGCGACAAGGTCACCAAGATCGCGACGCTGCGGCTCGCCATCCGCTACATCGCCGAGCTGACGCGCGCGCTCGAGGCCGTGTCCTCGGTGCAGCTGCCGGAGGAGCCGGACTGCGGCCCCGAGAGGGCGCTGCCGCCCGTCTCGTCGCTGCTCACGCTGACTGCCGGCCCGCTGCCGGGGCTGCGTGACGACGATAGCCCGCTGCCGCTCCCACTGTGTCTGACGCCGCCTCCCGGCCTCGATGACCTGTGCCTCGAACCACGGTGA